ATAAAAATGCAGCAAGTAATATCACAAAGATTACCAAGGCTATACTGGGAAATAACCAATCCCTCCTAAAATTATTCATCAAAACCCGCTCCTTATCTACATTAATTTACCAGGCATTTAATCTAATGTAAGTTTAACAAATTTCACTAACTTTGTGTACTCATAACAAATAACCCCGACATCTATGCCGGGGCCTATAAATTATTGTCTTTGAGCTTGCTTACGTCGTAAACTGATAAATAGTGCCGTACTAATGATAAGTAAAAGTAGTGCTGTTATGAACAATTCCCAATCTTTTGCGTAATAGCGTACTGCAACACCCAAGATATACCAAATAACTGCTAGCACCACCATGACGTTTCCATATAATACATAGTAATATGCACTCAGGGCAACCATAACGATTAAAAGAATAATCGATAGCCAGAACATGAAGCGCCCTTGCCCAGCAATACCTCGATTAACGAGATACACGGATAGCGTCATCATCGTCAGAACAATACTGAGCGAAAACTGTAGACCCGCTGGATACTTAAGCAACATTGGTCGCTTACGTAAAGGAGCAGTGCCACTAATGAGCTTCACTAATTCAAGCAAACGTTGCATATAGATTAATCCGAAGATTAATGCACCTAATAGAATGTCCTGACAGAGACAGATAAGCCAAAGGATTTGAAATAAATAAATCTCAATTAATTTAGGTTGAACCAATTGCCGATAATAATTAGTAACCTGTTCATCCCCTTGCAATAAAAGATCATAGACCGTCATAAGCAAAAAGCAGATGAAGATGAGTATCCATATCCCATGTGTAAAAGGAGCCGGCAGAAAATAATTATCATTAAGCGCTAAGATGTCTAATGGACGATGTGCGAAAAACATTCCTAATCCTGAGAGAATATTGATCAAAGTCATAATGATAAACATTGTCCAACTTGCAATGCGCGTAACGTGACTAACAACTTGCATGAAATAATCCCCTCTTGGCTTTTATAGGTTTTCTTTACGAACTTGATAGAACTCCAACTCAGCAACCGTTTCGCGACCAAACATCTCGATGATTACTTTAAGTTTCTGTTGGTCTACATCCAATTCTTCGATTTCACCGGATAAGCCTGAAAAAGCGCCGTCTGTAATTTGAACCCAATCGCCTACTTCTACGTCTAAATCGATAATTGGCTTAGGTGCTTCCATTTCCCCAAGAATTACCGCTACCTCTTCTGGAAGCAGTGGTGCTGGCTTACTTCCTGCTCCATGTGATCCTACAAAGCCTGTTACACCTGGCGTATTACGTACAATAAACCATGCCTCATCGGACATAACCATCTCAACCAGCACATAGCCTGGGAATTTCTTACTTACTTTCGTTTTCTTCTCCCCATCTTTAACTTCTGTGATTTCTTCTTCGGGAACCATCACCCGGAAGATATTCTCTTCCATATCCATTGATTCCTTACGTAGCTCAATATTTTCCTTTACCTTATTTTCATACCCTGAATATGTGTGAAGAACATACCATTCTTTCGTATCCATATTTATCGTCCTTTCAATTTTGTCAAAATAAAAAACCTACCTCGAAAGTAGGTTTTTCGGTTAATTCATTATAGCAATAAGCTAAGTATAAATAAACAATTTTAAATCAGACCAATAAGCCAATCCATCAACGCGCTAAAAGCTGTATCTGTTAAGGCAAAGAAGAGTGAGAAGAAAATAATCATCAGAATAACCACCCAAGTAAAACGATTGACGTCTTTAAAACTTGGCCATGTTACCCGCTTCATCTCTTGTGCTACTTGCTTAATATAACTCATTTACTCAACCCTCACTCTCACTATTTAGTCTCTTTGTGTAATGTGTGTTTATTGCAATATTTACAGAATTTCTTTACTTCCAATCGTTGACTTTCCCCAGCCTGAGTCGGCGTCAAAGAATAGTTCCGTTGACCACACTGTGTACATGCTAGGGCCGCTTTTCGTTTCGCCAAGAACAAGTCCCCTTTCTCTCGAAAATAACACATTTAATAATAATGAAACATAGCAAGACTTGTCAAGGGGAATTCTTGCGACGTTTACTTAGGCGCCAACCTAATAACCTTGCTTGCTTATCAAGGTTTTCTGGTAATTGGGTAACATCTAGTTCTTCTTTTAGCATATCTTTTTCATTTTTGGCCTTTTTGTGAGAGTAAAAATTGCGCCCACGTTTCGGTTCCTTTTTGGCATTCTGGAATTTGCGAATCAAGCGATCCTTGGCAGCACGAAACTGTCTTTCTGTTAAAGACTCGGCTTCCATGATATCTTCTCTTGTCTCATTCTCCAAATAAAGTCGGATTAAAATTTGAAATTCTAACTTAGATAGACTTTGAATCACATCTGCATATTCTTGTCGCATAATAATTAATTCATCAATTTTATCGATATTGTCTATTTTTTGACTTTCTATTACGTGCAAGGTTTCTTCTTGATCTAAAGAAGAACCATATATGATTTGTGCTTGTTTTTTCTGCTCACGATATATCCTATTTAACCGATTATCAGCTAACGCTATAGCATAGGTCACGAAACGTACATTACGACTACACTCAAATGAGTTTACTGCATCGTTTAAACTATATAAACACTCCTGCATAATATCGTCTGCATCGTAACCAGATATGTGGTAGGTCTTTGCACGGTAAGTATAATAAGGGTTCATTTCTTCAGAAAGACGATTAAACAATTCGTCACTATAATTTGACTTCAATGTCACTACAGTTTGCTCAATAGAATCTGGATTAAACATTGTTGTACCTCTCAAATTTATTTTTTAGTTTGATCTTCTGAATTCTCCATATCAAAACGCAATTGGTCTAGCATTTCTAATTGCTCAAGTTTCCAAGGACTTCGTCGCCTTAATGCTTGATTATAATGTTGCTTAACATCAGACTGGATTTGCACCTTGGCATAATTGATTTCCATCAATAGTTCGTCTGCTGATTGTCGCAAGGCTCCTCTTTGGAAGATAAGCCACTGCTCAGCAGCATCACTTGTTGCAACGACAACCCTGTTTAAAGGATTGATAAATTTGGCCACCTCGCGCTCAATATAGGTGTCCGCTGTTTCTCCTTCTTGCGTGAAAACAACCTGCACTTCGTATTCTTCATAGGTATTTGAAATCCCAGGTACAAATTGGGCGTCAAATACTACGAATACACTGATATCCCGATATTTCCGGTAATTGGAGAGTTCAAACAAGAGCAAATCTCGCGCAGCTGCGATTTCATCTTGGTCTTTCAAGTTTGAAAGCTGAGGCCAGGCACCAATCATATTATAACCATCTACAAAGAGAATATCTTGACGTTTCATCGCATTAAATTCCCTTAATAGAAGCAATTCGATGTCTAGCTACCTCATACATGAAGATTCCTGCTGCTACACTTGCATTCAAGCTCTGAACATGACCCGTCATTGGAATGGTGACTGTTCCATCACAAGCTTTTAATAAACTTGCGGAAACACCTGAGCCTTCATTGCCAATAACAACTGCTATCGACCCATGGCTATCCCACTGACGAATGTCTTCACCTTCCATCGCACTAGCAAAAACCCAGACACCTTTATCTTGAAGCTTCTTGACTGTTTGACTTAAATTAGTCACACGAATCACCGGCACATGCTCAATAGCACCCGTGGATACTTTTGCAACAGTACCCGTTAGCGTTGCTGAACGTCTTTTAGGTAGAATAATACCATGTACGCCCATTGCATCAGCTGTTCGGATAATTGAGCCAAGATTATGGGGATCTTCAATTTCATCCAAGATGAAAAGGAAAGGAGCTTCGCCACGTTGCTCAGCAAGATTAAACGCATCCTCCAAATTTGCATAAGCATATGCCGGCAAACTTAACACGACTCCCTGATGGTTGCCGTCTTGTGTAAGGGCATCGAGCTTTGCTTTAGGTACCTCTTGTAGGATAAGATTACGTTGTTTCACTAATTTAAATATATCAGAAAATTGATTTTTTTCCATCCCTTTTTGAAAAAAGACTTTATTTATTTGTCGTTTTTCTTTCAAAGCTTCACGGACAGCATGTTTACCGTAAATAATCTCATCTGAAAAATCTGCTTGCTGTGTCATCCACCTACTCCTCTCTATTTAGATATTCTATAGCTGCATGGATCAGTTCATTTAATCGGTTCGTCTGTTTGGCTAAATATAAATAGGCCATAAGCGATTCGAAGCCAGTCGCTTGCCGGTAATCGCCAATACTGGCATTCTTAGCCTTCGTATTCGCCTTATGATTTCTACCTCGCTTATAGTAGCTTATTTCTACTTCATCTAATACATCTTCTTTTAGCCAATGTTGCATTACTTTTGCTTGTCCAGTAGCTGAAACATAGCGAACAGCTGCTTTCTGTAATTGGTTGGGATGAGTGATACCTTCTTGGAGTAAATATTCGCGAATATGCACTTCAAAAATTGCATCACCTAAATAGGCAAGGGTTGCACCATTTAATAAAGCATAATTTACATCCATTACGCATCCCTCTTCCAAAGCGTTCCCTGAGGTGTGTCATCTAAGCTGATACCCTGCGCTTTCAACGCATCGCGAATCGCGTCCGCTCTAGCAAAATCACGGTTCGCTCTTGCTTCATTCCGCTCATCAATCATAGCCTGAATGTCATTATCCAATAGGTCATCTTCATTTTTTATCTCTATGCCAAAGATATACAATAGCTCCTTCAAGCTTGCTTGCATAACCTGAATGATTTGTAAAGCAACGTGTTCTTGGGTCAAGTATATATTAATAAATTTAATAAAATCAAAGATGACAGTTAAACCATTGGCCGCATTAAAGTCATCATCCATTGCTGCCTTAAAGTCATTTTCAAAGGTTTGGATACGTTCTAGATAGTGATTTAACTCATTTGAATCCACTTCACTCAAACCATCTGACTGCTCTTGGCGCTTTTGTAGACGACGCAATACTTCTTTGATACGGTTAATCTGAGTTTTCGCTTCATCCAAAGCTTTCTGGTCGTAGCGTAAAGGCTTGCGGTAATGGACACTCGCCAAGAGATACCGGACTACCACTGGATCCACCTCTTGTAATAACTCGCGTAAAAGCACAAAATTACCGAGTGACTTACTCATCTTTTCTTCGTCTTGACCAAAGGTCACAAATCCATTGTGCATCCAATAATTGGAGAACTTATGCCCTGTATGGCACTCACTTTGTGCAATTTCATTTTCATGGTGAGGAAATTCTAAATCTTGGCCACCTCCGTGGATATCTAGTGTTTCTCCTAAGTATTTGGTCGACATAACCGAACACT
This region of Suicoccus acidiformans genomic DNA includes:
- the nusG gene encoding transcription termination/antitermination protein NusG — protein: MDTKEWYVLHTYSGYENKVKENIELRKESMDMEENIFRVMVPEEEITEVKDGEKKTKVSKKFPGYVLVEMVMSDEAWFIVRNTPGVTGFVGSHGAGSKPAPLLPEEVAVILGEMEAPKPIIDLDVEVGDWVQITDGAFSGLSGEIEELDVDQQKLKVIIEMFGRETVAELEFYQVRKENL
- the secE gene encoding preprotein translocase subunit SecE; translated protein: MSYIKQVAQEMKRVTWPSFKDVNRFTWVVILMIIFFSLFFALTDTAFSALMDWLIGLI
- the rpmG gene encoding 50S ribosomal protein L33; this encodes MAKRKAALACTQCGQRNYSLTPTQAGESQRLEVKKFCKYCNKHTLHKETK
- a CDS encoding sigma-70 family RNA polymerase sigma factor, whose amino-acid sequence is MFNPDSIEQTVVTLKSNYSDELFNRLSEEMNPYYTYRAKTYHISGYDADDIMQECLYSLNDAVNSFECSRNVRFVTYAIALADNRLNRIYREQKKQAQIIYGSSLDQEETLHVIESQKIDNIDKIDELIIMRQEYADVIQSLSKLEFQILIRLYLENETREDIMEAESLTERQFRAAKDRLIRKFQNAKKEPKRGRNFYSHKKAKNEKDMLKEELDVTQLPENLDKQARLLGWRLSKRRKNSP
- a CDS encoding NYN domain-containing protein codes for the protein MKRQDILFVDGYNMIGAWPQLSNLKDQDEIAAARDLLLFELSNYRKYRDISVFVVFDAQFVPGISNTYEEYEVQVVFTQEGETADTYIEREVAKFINPLNRVVVATSDAAEQWLIFQRGALRQSADELLMEINYAKVQIQSDVKQHYNQALRRRSPWKLEQLEMLDQLRFDMENSEDQTKK
- the rlmB gene encoding 23S rRNA (guanosine(2251)-2'-O)-methyltransferase RlmB, yielding MTQQADFSDEIIYGKHAVREALKEKRQINKVFFQKGMEKNQFSDIFKLVKQRNLILQEVPKAKLDALTQDGNHQGVVLSLPAYAYANLEDAFNLAEQRGEAPFLFILDEIEDPHNLGSIIRTADAMGVHGIILPKRRSATLTGTVAKVSTGAIEHVPVIRVTNLSQTVKKLQDKGVWVFASAMEGEDIRQWDSHGSIAVVIGNEGSGVSASLLKACDGTVTIPMTGHVQSLNASVAAGIFMYEVARHRIASIKGI
- a CDS encoding Mini-ribonuclease 3; amino-acid sequence: MDVNYALLNGATLAYLGDAIFEVHIREYLLQEGITHPNQLQKAAVRYVSATGQAKVMQHWLKEDVLDEVEISYYKRGRNHKANTKAKNASIGDYRQATGFESLMAYLYLAKQTNRLNELIHAAIEYLNREE
- the cysS gene encoding cysteine--tRNA ligase encodes the protein MAIQIYNTLSRTKETFQPIEHGKVKMYVCGPTVYNYIHIGNARSTVAFDTIRKYLEYRGYEVNYVSNFTDVDDKIIKAAKEEDLTTEALADKYIEAFFEDTGALNVKRATVHPRVKDNIPEIITFIESLIEKGHAYVSDGDVYFRTESFESYGELSQQSLEDLMAGASLRTEIEETQRKENPVDFALWKAVKTDDEISWNSPWGAGRPGWHIECSVMSTKYLGETLDIHGGGQDLEFPHHENEIAQSECHTGHKFSNYWMHNGFVTFGQDEEKMSKSLGNFVLLRELLQEVDPVVVRYLLASVHYRKPLRYDQKALDEAKTQINRIKEVLRRLQKRQEQSDGLSEVDSNELNHYLERIQTFENDFKAAMDDDFNAANGLTVIFDFIKFINIYLTQEHVALQIIQVMQASLKELLYIFGIEIKNEDDLLDNDIQAMIDERNEARANRDFARADAIRDALKAQGISLDDTPQGTLWKRDA